A window of the Oncorhynchus kisutch isolate 150728-3 linkage group LG12, Okis_V2, whole genome shotgun sequence genome harbors these coding sequences:
- the LOC109901303 gene encoding U6 snRNA-associated Sm-like protein LSm6, whose translation MSLRKQTPSDFLKQIIGRPVVVKLNSGVDYRGVLACLDGYMNIAVEQTEEYVNGQLKNKYGDAFLRGNNVLYISTQKRKM comes from the exons ATGAGTCTCAGAAAGCAGACCCCCAGTGACTTTCTGAAGCAGATCATTGGCAGACCAGTTGTGGTCAAGCTCAACTCTGGAGTGGATTACAGAG GTGTCCTAGCCTGTCTGGATGGCTATATGAACATTGCAGTGGAGCAGACAGAAGAGTATGTCAATGGCCAGCTGAAGAACAAGTATGGTGACGCCTTCCTGAGAGGAAACAATG TGTTATACATCAGCACCCAGAAGAGGAAGATGTGA